From Curtobacterium sp. SGAir0471, the proteins below share one genomic window:
- a CDS encoding PP2C family protein-serine/threonine phosphatase — protein MTDQLDGADRRTAVIEALAVLGSGPEERFDRITRMTHEAFGVPLTFLNLVHADLVTTQSTYGFQQGTSVPATGQFCATTVLTPGPMVVADTLLDVRFADTPAVTEYGVRFYAGAPLTMPDGTRVGTLCVMDAEPRVFSDEDLALLGDLARWAERELGHSIEQGRVRRVLTGLVPEPVTVPGAAVDGFLEPDEHGGDLVDWRVAADGTVQVTVGTVAAAGRASALLAASVRAAVVARSDLPLRDALAGLEAQLAPDLSAGGAVGSVLHVRLDPTTGHAEWVDAGHGPALLVRADGTTTALGSSDLPIGLQPVTVPRAVGALDLAPGDRLVLVTDGTLALDGIGDVQALAASAAAHPEDLVAQVRSLVPVVGSAADVAVVVLTRT, from the coding sequence ATGACCGACCAGCTCGACGGTGCGGACCGGCGCACCGCGGTGATCGAGGCGCTCGCCGTCCTGGGTTCCGGCCCGGAGGAACGCTTCGACCGCATCACCCGCATGACGCACGAGGCCTTCGGCGTGCCGCTGACCTTCCTCAACCTCGTGCACGCCGACCTCGTCACCACGCAGTCCACGTACGGGTTCCAGCAGGGCACCAGCGTGCCCGCCACCGGGCAGTTCTGTGCGACGACCGTGCTGACGCCCGGGCCCATGGTGGTCGCGGACACGCTCCTCGACGTCCGGTTCGCCGACACGCCGGCCGTGACCGAGTACGGGGTCCGGTTCTACGCGGGAGCGCCGCTGACGATGCCGGACGGCACCCGCGTGGGCACGCTGTGCGTGATGGACGCCGAACCGCGGGTGTTCTCCGACGAGGACCTCGCGCTCCTCGGGGACCTCGCGCGCTGGGCGGAACGCGAGCTCGGGCACTCGATCGAGCAGGGCCGGGTGCGCCGGGTGCTCACCGGGCTGGTGCCAGAGCCCGTCACGGTGCCCGGTGCCGCGGTGGACGGGTTCCTCGAGCCGGACGAGCACGGCGGCGACCTGGTCGACTGGCGCGTCGCCGCCGACGGGACGGTCCAGGTCACCGTCGGGACGGTCGCCGCGGCGGGTCGGGCCTCGGCGCTCCTCGCCGCCTCGGTGCGGGCCGCGGTCGTCGCACGCAGCGACCTGCCGCTCCGTGACGCGCTCGCCGGCCTGGAGGCGCAACTCGCCCCCGACCTGTCGGCCGGCGGTGCCGTCGGGTCGGTCCTGCACGTGCGCCTCGACCCGACGACGGGTCACGCGGAGTGGGTCGACGCCGGACACGGCCCGGCGCTGCTCGTCCGTGCCGACGGGACCACGACCGCCCTGGGGTCGTCGGACCTGCCGATCGGCCTCCAGCCCGTGACGGTGCCGCGGGCCGTCGGGGCACTCGACCTCGCGCCGGGGGACCGGCTGGTGCTCGTCACCGACGGCACGCTGGCGCTCGACGGGATCGGTGACGTGCAGGCCCTCGCGGCGTCGGCAGCGGCCCACCCCGAAGACCTCGTCGCGCAGGTCCGGTCGCTCGTACCGGTCGTCGGCAGTGCTGCGGACGTCGCCGTCGTGGTGCTCACGCGCACCTGA
- a CDS encoding ThuA domain-containing protein, with protein sequence MSAPTESRPLNIVVWNENVHESRGDATVLGHYPDGMHTVIAAALREHHPEASVSTTTLQEPEHGLTAERLAQTDVLFWWGHVAHQDVADEVVTRVVEAVHAGMGLVVLHSGHYSKPFTRLMGTTCSLKWRNDGERELVWTIAPEHPIAAGVPHPIVIDRQEMYGEYFDIPRPDEEVFLSTFAGGEVFRSGVAYRRGLGRVFYFSPGDQEYPVYHHQDVQRVLANAASWAAPTSERRELTADPHPRDWFLGAGAGTQEG encoded by the coding sequence ATGTCAGCGCCGACCGAGAGCCGCCCCCTGAACATCGTCGTCTGGAACGAGAACGTGCACGAGAGCCGCGGTGACGCGACCGTGCTCGGGCACTACCCCGACGGCATGCACACCGTGATCGCCGCCGCGCTCCGGGAGCACCACCCCGAGGCGTCGGTCAGCACCACCACGCTGCAGGAGCCCGAGCACGGCCTGACCGCCGAGCGGCTCGCGCAGACCGACGTGCTGTTCTGGTGGGGACACGTCGCCCACCAGGACGTCGCCGACGAGGTCGTCACCCGGGTCGTCGAGGCCGTGCACGCCGGCATGGGCCTGGTCGTGCTGCACTCCGGGCACTACTCGAAGCCGTTCACGCGGCTGATGGGCACCACGTGCTCCCTGAAGTGGCGGAACGACGGGGAGCGCGAGCTCGTCTGGACGATCGCACCCGAGCACCCCATCGCAGCCGGCGTCCCGCACCCGATCGTCATCGACCGCCAGGAGATGTACGGCGAGTACTTCGACATCCCCCGCCCCGACGAGGAGGTCTTCCTGTCGACGTTCGCCGGCGGCGAGGTCTTCCGCTCCGGGGTCGCCTACCGCCGCGGCCTCGGCCGGGTCTTCTACTTCTCGCCGGGCGACCAGGAGTACCCCGTCTACCACCACCAGGACGTCCAGCGGGTGCTCGCGAACGCGGCGTCCTGGGCGGCGCCGACGTCCGAGCGGCGCGAGCTGACCGCCGACCCCCACCCGCGGGACTGGTTCCTCGGTGCCGGTGCGGGTACACAGGAGGGATGA
- a CDS encoding DUF3817 domain-containing protein, with the protein MTPRSLFRAAAVAELVTWTLLIAGMVLKYGLDAGDWGVRIGGSIHGFVFLAYLVVTTVVAVNQRWSVGTLVLGWVSAVVPYATVPFEVAVARRGMLEGPWRRSPDDRSGLWDRLLFFVVRRPAVSAGIGVVAVALVFSALLVVGPPVPKG; encoded by the coding sequence ATGACCCCTCGCTCCCTGTTCCGCGCCGCTGCCGTGGCCGAACTCGTGACCTGGACGCTCCTGATCGCCGGGATGGTGCTGAAGTACGGACTGGACGCAGGCGACTGGGGCGTGCGGATCGGCGGGAGCATCCACGGGTTCGTGTTCCTGGCGTACCTCGTGGTGACGACCGTCGTCGCGGTGAACCAGCGCTGGTCCGTCGGAACGCTCGTGCTCGGCTGGGTCAGTGCCGTCGTGCCGTACGCCACCGTGCCGTTCGAGGTCGCGGTCGCCCGGCGCGGCATGCTCGAGGGTCCGTGGCGCCGGTCGCCCGACGACCGCTCGGGGCTCTGGGACCGCCTGCTGTTCTTCGTGGTGCGTCGCCCCGCGGTGTCGGCCGGCATCGGTGTCGTCGCCGTCGCGCTGGTCTTCTCGGCGCTCCTCGTCGTCGGCCCCCCGGTGCCGAAGGGCTGA
- a CDS encoding NADP-dependent isocitrate dehydrogenase, giving the protein MAKIIYTLTDEAPFLATHSFLPVVEAFARTAGVDVETRDISLSGRIIAQFPERLTDEQRLDDALSELGDLAKTPEANIIKLPNISASIPQLKAAIKELQAQGYDLPAYPDEPTTDEERDVRARYDRVKGSAVNPVLREGNSDRRAPLSVKNYARKHPHRMGAWSSDSQTNVVTMGKDDFRSNEQSWIAPADDTLTIEFVAADGTTTVLKQSIPVLQGEVVDGTVLHVRALEAFLRDQIAAAQEQGVLFSVHLKATMMKVSDPIIFGHVIRAFFPSVFERFGADLAAAGLNPNDGLGSILAGLDGVPNGAEIKQAFLDGIDAGPELAMVDSDKGITNLHVPSDVIVDASMPAMIRTSGHMWGPDGEEHDTLAVIPDSSYAGIYQAVIEDCRANGAFDPSTMGSVPNVGLMAQKAEEYGSHDKTFELPGDGTVRVVTSSGETVIEHDVEQGDIWRACQTKDVAIRDWVKLAVTRARATGSPAVFWLDETRAHDANLIGLVRTSLGDHDTDGLQIEIMAPVDAMRFSLERIRRGEDTISVTGNVLRDYLTDLFPIMELGTSAKMLSVVPLLGGGGLFETGAGGSAPKHVQQLVEQDYLRWDSLGEFLALAVSFEHLAGVTGNTRAKVLADTLDRATGTFLDENKSPGRKIGTIDNRGSHFYLAKYWADELARQTEDAELAAAFQGLAAQLDEHESQIVDELNAVQGKPADIGGYYRPDTAKTNAVMRPSATLNEALAAL; this is encoded by the coding sequence ATGGCCAAGATCATCTACACGCTCACGGACGAGGCACCGTTCCTCGCCACCCACTCGTTCCTGCCGGTCGTCGAGGCGTTCGCACGCACCGCGGGGGTCGACGTCGAGACCCGCGACATCTCGCTCTCCGGCCGGATCATCGCGCAGTTCCCGGAGCGGCTCACCGACGAGCAGCGCCTGGACGACGCCCTGTCCGAGCTCGGGGACCTGGCGAAGACCCCCGAGGCGAACATCATCAAGCTGCCGAACATCTCGGCGTCCATCCCGCAGCTCAAGGCCGCGATCAAGGAACTCCAGGCGCAGGGCTACGACCTGCCTGCCTACCCGGACGAGCCCACCACGGACGAGGAGCGCGACGTCCGCGCCCGCTACGACCGCGTCAAGGGCAGCGCCGTGAACCCGGTCCTGCGCGAGGGCAACTCCGACCGCCGCGCACCGCTGTCCGTGAAGAACTACGCCCGCAAGCACCCGCACCGCATGGGCGCCTGGTCGTCGGACTCGCAGACGAACGTCGTGACGATGGGCAAGGACGACTTCCGCTCGAACGAGCAGTCGTGGATCGCTCCGGCCGACGACACCCTGACGATCGAGTTCGTGGCCGCCGACGGCACCACGACCGTGCTGAAGCAGTCGATCCCCGTCCTGCAGGGCGAGGTCGTCGACGGCACCGTCCTGCACGTCCGTGCGCTCGAGGCGTTCCTGCGCGACCAGATCGCCGCGGCGCAGGAGCAGGGCGTGCTGTTCTCGGTGCACCTCAAGGCCACGATGATGAAGGTCTCGGACCCGATCATCTTCGGCCACGTCATCCGCGCGTTCTTCCCGTCCGTGTTCGAGCGCTTCGGTGCCGACCTGGCCGCCGCCGGGCTCAACCCGAACGACGGCCTCGGGTCGATCCTCGCGGGGCTGGACGGCGTGCCGAACGGCGCGGAGATCAAGCAGGCGTTCCTGGACGGCATCGACGCCGGCCCCGAGCTCGCGATGGTCGACTCCGACAAGGGCATCACGAACCTGCACGTCCCGAGCGACGTCATCGTGGACGCCTCGATGCCCGCGATGATCCGCACCTCCGGCCACATGTGGGGCCCGGACGGCGAGGAGCACGACACCCTCGCGGTCATCCCGGACTCGAGCTACGCCGGCATCTACCAGGCCGTGATCGAGGACTGCCGCGCGAACGGCGCGTTCGACCCGTCGACCATGGGCTCCGTGCCGAACGTCGGGCTCATGGCGCAGAAGGCCGAGGAGTACGGCTCGCACGACAAGACCTTCGAGCTGCCGGGCGACGGCACGGTCCGCGTCGTCACGAGCTCCGGCGAGACGGTCATCGAGCACGACGTCGAGCAGGGCGACATCTGGCGCGCCTGCCAGACCAAGGACGTCGCGATCCGTGACTGGGTGAAGCTCGCGGTCACGCGCGCCCGCGCCACCGGGTCGCCCGCCGTGTTCTGGCTCGACGAGACGCGCGCGCACGACGCGAACCTGATCGGTCTCGTCCGCACGTCCCTCGGCGACCACGACACCGACGGCCTGCAGATCGAGATCATGGCACCCGTCGACGCCATGCGCTTCTCGCTCGAGCGCATCCGCCGCGGCGAGGACACCATCTCGGTCACGGGCAACGTCCTCCGCGACTACCTGACCGACCTGTTCCCGATCATGGAGCTCGGCACCTCGGCGAAGATGCTCTCCGTCGTCCCGCTCCTGGGCGGCGGCGGCCTGTTCGAGACCGGTGCCGGCGGTTCGGCCCCGAAGCACGTGCAGCAGCTCGTCGAGCAGGACTACCTGCGCTGGGACTCCCTCGGTGAGTTCCTCGCGCTCGCGGTGTCGTTCGAGCACCTCGCCGGTGTGACCGGCAACACGCGGGCGAAGGTGCTGGCGGACACGCTCGACCGTGCCACGGGGACGTTCCTCGACGAGAACAAGTCCCCCGGTCGCAAGATCGGCACGATCGACAACCGTGGCAGCCACTTCTACCTGGCGAAGTACTGGGCCGACGAGCTCGCCCGCCAGACCGAGGACGCCGAGCTCGCGGCGGCGTTCCAGGGCCTCGCGGCGCAGCTCGACGAGCACGAGTCGCAGATCGTCGACGAGCTGAACGCGGTGCAGGGGAAGCCGGCCGACATCGGCGGGTACTACCGCCCCGACACGGCGAAGACGAACGCCGTGATGCGCCCGTCCGCCACCCTCAACGAGGCGCTGGCCGCCCTGTAG
- a CDS encoding M23 family metallopeptidase, translating into MTTTHDTDQQQEPGTPVVHLSRRAALEAERAAAGKPARRSRPPRPARPEATPAVASGSPAATTASEPAATVTTTAATPAPAPHAVPVAAHSSRRASEARASTEHVDARITRIVRRSTPKPPTARPARARSTHRASRITLTSAAAALAMFAASAMPAHASAGTSTATSTLAPQVRTQDYAVTQAVTAATLDRDDFTVGGGQQVVVAGDGSTEGAVSYGGEVRSPFPGPVRMSSGFGYRSAPCAACSSLHQGLDFNPGMGAPIGAVAAGKVRVSGTYFSYGTAVIIDHVIDGRRVSTLYGHMIPGSSPLRAGDTVAAGQFIGKVGSSGVSTGAHLHLEVLMDGVTPIDPEAWLEARIGRSLTI; encoded by the coding sequence ATGACGACGACACACGACACAGACCAGCAGCAGGAGCCGGGCACCCCGGTCGTGCACCTGTCCCGTCGCGCTGCCCTCGAGGCCGAGCGCGCCGCAGCCGGGAAGCCGGCTCGCCGCTCCCGCCCTCCCCGTCCCGCCCGCCCGGAGGCCACACCGGCGGTCGCGAGCGGCTCCCCCGCAGCGACGACCGCGAGCGAGCCCGCCGCGACCGTGACCACAACTGCGGCCACACCGGCACCGGCACCCCACGCGGTCCCGGTCGCAGCACACTCGAGTCGTCGCGCGTCCGAGGCGCGCGCCAGCACCGAGCACGTCGACGCCCGGATCACCCGGATCGTCCGCCGCAGCACCCCGAAGCCCCCGACGGCACGTCCCGCCCGGGCGCGCAGCACGCACCGCGCCAGCCGGATCACGCTCACGAGCGCCGCTGCCGCCCTCGCGATGTTCGCCGCCTCGGCGATGCCCGCCCACGCCAGCGCCGGGACGTCGACGGCCACCTCGACCCTGGCGCCGCAGGTGCGCACGCAGGACTACGCGGTGACCCAGGCGGTCACGGCCGCCACGCTCGACCGCGACGACTTCACCGTCGGTGGCGGGCAGCAGGTCGTCGTCGCGGGCGACGGCAGCACCGAGGGTGCGGTCTCCTACGGCGGCGAGGTCCGCTCGCCCTTCCCGGGTCCGGTGCGGATGAGCTCGGGCTTCGGCTACCGCTCGGCCCCGTGCGCCGCGTGCTCCTCCCTCCACCAGGGCCTCGACTTCAACCCCGGCATGGGCGCTCCGATCGGTGCCGTCGCAGCCGGCAAGGTCCGGGTCTCGGGCACCTACTTCTCGTACGGCACCGCGGTGATCATCGACCACGTGATCGACGGCCGTCGCGTGTCGACCCTCTACGGGCACATGATCCCGGGCTCCTCGCCGCTGCGGGCCGGTGACACGGTCGCCGCCGGGCAGTTCATCGGCAAGGTCGGTTCCTCCGGCGTCTCGACCGGTGCGCACCTGCACCTCGAGGTGCTCATGGACGGCGTCACGCCGATCGATCCCGAGGCCTGGCTCGAGGCGCGGATCGGCCGCTCGCTCACCATCTGA
- a CDS encoding hemolysin family protein: MDADTWIAFGLVILFVLVGGVFAAAEIALVSLRESQLQQLERRGSRGARVAALGRDPNRFLSAVQIGVTVAGFFSAAYGASSIAPDVAPLLSDLGLDQGAAEAVALVLMTLVIAYLSLVFGELVPKRLALQRAEGFSMAVAPTLDRFATLMRPVIWVLSKTTNGVVRLLGGDPDARSESMSTEELRGLVEDHDAIDAQGRRIARSALDAGDRILRESMRPWYDVSTIDASLSIADATDHAIEVGHTRYLVTEGSRDDVSGFVHLRDLLRPTDPTAPVSTLVRPVLALPETKSLSSAIADMRTEGHQIALVVDEYGGSAGMVTLEALLEDLVGRIRDEWDAAEYDPAAARADGIDGATVLEDLAADGGPQLPDGDYETVGGLVQVHLDRVPQVGDVVYAGEHRLEVTEMDGHRVARVRVTARAADAAATPSATEPVRATPPVA, encoded by the coding sequence ATGGACGCCGACACCTGGATCGCCTTCGGGCTCGTCATCCTCTTCGTGCTCGTCGGTGGTGTCTTCGCCGCTGCGGAGATCGCCCTCGTCTCGCTCCGCGAGTCCCAGCTGCAGCAGCTCGAGCGCCGGGGTTCCCGCGGCGCCCGGGTCGCCGCGCTCGGCCGTGACCCCAACCGGTTCCTGTCGGCCGTGCAGATCGGCGTCACCGTCGCCGGGTTCTTCTCGGCCGCCTACGGTGCGTCCTCGATCGCCCCGGACGTCGCACCGCTGCTGTCCGACCTCGGACTCGACCAGGGTGCGGCCGAGGCCGTCGCGCTGGTCCTGATGACGCTGGTCATCGCGTACCTGTCGCTCGTGTTCGGCGAGCTCGTGCCCAAGCGCCTCGCCCTGCAGCGCGCCGAGGGCTTCTCGATGGCCGTCGCACCGACGCTCGACCGCTTCGCGACCCTGATGCGCCCGGTGATCTGGGTGCTGTCGAAGACCACGAACGGCGTCGTCCGGCTGCTCGGCGGCGACCCGGACGCCCGCAGCGAGTCGATGAGCACCGAGGAGCTCCGGGGCCTGGTCGAGGACCACGACGCCATCGACGCGCAGGGCCGACGCATCGCCCGGAGCGCGCTCGACGCCGGTGACCGGATCCTCCGCGAGTCGATGCGCCCCTGGTACGACGTCTCGACCATCGACGCGTCGCTGAGCATCGCCGACGCGACCGACCATGCCATCGAGGTCGGTCACACCCGGTACCTGGTCACCGAGGGCTCCCGCGACGACGTCTCGGGCTTCGTGCACCTGCGCGACCTGCTCCGTCCGACCGACCCGACGGCGCCGGTCTCGACGCTCGTCCGCCCGGTGCTCGCACTGCCGGAGACGAAGTCGCTGTCGAGCGCGATCGCGGACATGCGCACCGAGGGCCACCAGATCGCACTCGTCGTGGACGAGTACGGCGGCAGCGCCGGCATGGTCACGCTCGAGGCGCTGCTCGAGGACCTGGTCGGCCGCATCAGGGACGAATGGGACGCAGCTGAGTACGACCCGGCGGCGGCCCGGGCCGACGGCATCGACGGTGCGACCGTGCTCGAGGACCTCGCGGCCGACGGCGGCCCCCAGCTGCCGGACGGCGACTACGAGACCGTCGGCGGGCTCGTGCAGGTGCACCTCGACCGGGTCCCGCAGGTCGGCGACGTCGTCTACGCCGGCGAGCACCGCCTCGAGGTCACCGAGATGGACGGGCACCGCGTGGCCCGGGTACGGGTCACGGCGCGGGCGGCGGACGCCGCGGCGACGCCGTCGGCCACCGAGCCGGTGCGCGCGACCCCGCCCGTCGCCTGA
- a CDS encoding helix-turn-helix transcriptional regulator: protein MGIDVRNEIRDFLSSRRARLTPDEVGMPSFGGGVRRVPGLRRHEVAMLAGVSVDYYTRLERGSLKGVSDSVLEGLAGALQLDEDERVHLFDLARLANAGVKVMHRNVPTRVRPGVQRLLDAITGAPAWVRNERGDVVATNELGRALYAPMFAGPGRPVNTARFTFLDPAARDFFPDWAATAREAVAVLRAAAVANPCEPGLVTLVGELSTRSEEFRGWWAAHDVRVHRRGGKRIAHPIVGELQLDFEALELVADPGLTMFTYSAEPGSASERSLALLGTWAATERSERLAAVRAGDAEQDD, encoded by the coding sequence ATGGGTATCGACGTGCGCAACGAGATCCGTGACTTCCTGTCCTCACGACGGGCACGGCTCACCCCCGACGAGGTCGGGATGCCGTCGTTCGGCGGCGGTGTGCGCCGCGTCCCCGGGCTGCGCCGCCACGAGGTCGCGATGCTCGCCGGGGTGAGCGTCGACTACTACACGCGGCTCGAGCGCGGGTCGCTCAAGGGCGTCTCGGACAGCGTGCTCGAGGGCCTCGCGGGTGCGCTGCAGCTCGACGAGGACGAACGGGTGCACCTGTTCGACCTCGCACGGCTGGCGAACGCCGGCGTGAAGGTCATGCACCGGAACGTGCCGACGCGGGTCCGACCGGGGGTGCAGCGCCTGCTCGATGCGATCACCGGGGCGCCCGCGTGGGTGCGGAACGAGCGCGGCGACGTCGTCGCGACGAACGAGCTCGGCCGCGCACTGTACGCACCGATGTTCGCGGGGCCGGGGCGTCCCGTGAACACCGCGCGGTTCACGTTCCTCGACCCGGCCGCGCGCGACTTCTTCCCCGACTGGGCCGCGACCGCGCGCGAGGCGGTGGCAGTCCTCCGCGCCGCCGCCGTCGCGAACCCCTGCGAGCCCGGGCTGGTGACGCTCGTCGGTGAGCTCTCCACCCGGAGCGAGGAGTTCCGCGGCTGGTGGGCGGCGCACGACGTCCGGGTGCACCGACGGGGTGGCAAGCGCATCGCGCACCCGATCGTCGGCGAGCTGCAGCTCGACTTCGAGGCGCTCGAGCTCGTCGCCGACCCGGGACTGACGATGTTCACGTACTCGGCGGAGCCGGGCAGTGCGTCGGAGCGGTCGCTCGCACTGCTGGGGACCTGGGCCGCGACCGAGCGGTCCGAGCGGCTCGCCGCGGTGCGTGCCGGCGATGCGGAGCAGGACGACTGA
- a CDS encoding SAM-dependent methyltransferase: MPADGDLAALVRRHRRPEPSFVRAVAKALGDARTVHEVRPGPVSYVPADRRVLNDTDADGGADATLLTFPTVDTLAALALPAGGRVVVLARDPDRLRAGWLAEYASEVVAAEAGTLPTVDALASLVGPSAEVLHLPVPFTCVDGFGEGYYARPERLLDADVRAADAAWRLVDDLTARRSVAALRNALASGEWDARYGVLRRQPTLDGSVVLLRSVP, from the coding sequence ATGCCGGCGGACGGGGACCTCGCGGCGCTCGTGCGTCGACACCGCCGCCCGGAGCCGTCGTTCGTGCGCGCGGTGGCGAAGGCCCTCGGCGACGCCCGCACCGTGCACGAGGTCCGCCCGGGTCCGGTCTCGTACGTGCCCGCGGACCGCCGGGTCCTCAACGACACCGACGCCGACGGGGGCGCCGACGCCACGCTGCTGACCTTCCCGACCGTCGACACCCTCGCCGCGCTCGCGCTGCCCGCCGGTGGCCGCGTCGTGGTGCTCGCGCGCGATCCGGACCGTCTGCGCGCCGGGTGGCTCGCCGAGTACGCGTCCGAGGTGGTCGCCGCCGAGGCCGGGACGCTGCCGACCGTCGACGCCCTCGCCTCACTCGTGGGCCCGTCCGCCGAGGTCCTGCACCTGCCGGTGCCGTTCACCTGCGTGGACGGCTTCGGCGAGGGGTACTACGCGCGACCGGAACGGCTGCTCGACGCCGACGTCCGCGCCGCAGATGCCGCATGGCGCCTGGTCGACGACCTGACCGCTCGCCGCTCGGTCGCCGCGCTGCGGAACGCGCTCGCGTCGGGCGAGTGGGACGCCCGGTACGGCGTGCTCCGCCGGCAGCCGACGCTGGACGGGTCGGTCGTCCTGCTGCGCTCCGTCCCCTGA
- a CDS encoding FBP domain-containing protein, which produces MLPISEKTIRSSFVNASRKEVTDLTLPTDLETLDWESLDFLGWRDPKTARRAYAVVPTLEGDLVGILFRQAEASPRARAQCSWCQDVKLPNDVVFYAAKRAGKAGRNGNTVGTLVCQDFQCSRNVRRPAPPAYEGYDVEAARARRIEDLQLRIASFAAEL; this is translated from the coding sequence GTGCTGCCCATCAGCGAGAAGACCATCCGTTCGTCCTTCGTCAACGCCTCCCGGAAGGAGGTCACCGATCTGACGCTGCCCACCGATCTCGAGACGCTGGACTGGGAGTCGCTCGACTTCCTCGGCTGGCGCGACCCGAAGACCGCTCGCCGTGCGTACGCCGTCGTCCCCACGCTCGAGGGCGACCTCGTCGGCATCCTGTTCCGGCAGGCCGAGGCGTCGCCGCGCGCTCGGGCCCAGTGCTCGTGGTGCCAGGACGTGAAGCTCCCCAACGACGTCGTGTTCTACGCCGCCAAGCGCGCGGGGAAGGCCGGCCGGAACGGCAACACCGTCGGGACGCTCGTCTGCCAGGACTTCCAGTGCTCCCGGAACGTCCGGCGCCCGGCCCCTCCGGCGTACGAGGGCTACGACGTCGAGGCCGCCCGGGCCCGGCGGATCGAGGACCTGCAGCTCCGGATCGCGTCCTTCGCCGCCGAGCTCTGA
- the uraD gene encoding 2-oxo-4-hydroxy-4-carboxy-5-ureidoimidazoline decarboxylase, whose amino-acid sequence MDLRDFDSAPADDARRTALHWAAVPAWADALVAARPFRTVPALIAAATEAAADWTAADLDAALAEHPRIGERTTEASSAREQGAMATAADDVAAAIARGNAAYEDRFGRVFLVRAAGRAPEELLAELERRLPGDPDAEVTEATAALADIAVHRIRATFGVPHLTTHVLDARTGMPAAGIALTLRTAGGEVLATGETDADGRAGLGPDVLPRGDLELRFDTGAHHRAAGVPTFHPYVVVAFSVAGTDHLHVPLLLSPFAYSTYRGS is encoded by the coding sequence GTGGACCTCCGCGACTTCGACTCCGCCCCCGCCGACGACGCCCGACGGACCGCCCTGCACTGGGCGGCGGTACCGGCCTGGGCCGACGCCCTGGTGGCCGCACGACCGTTCCGCACCGTGCCGGCCCTGATCGCAGCGGCGACCGAGGCCGCGGCGGACTGGACCGCGGCGGACCTCGACGCCGCCCTCGCCGAGCACCCCCGCATCGGCGAGCGCACCACCGAGGCGTCGTCGGCCCGCGAGCAGGGCGCGATGGCGACGGCGGCGGACGACGTCGCCGCGGCGATCGCCCGCGGGAACGCCGCCTACGAGGACCGGTTCGGCCGGGTGTTCCTCGTGCGTGCCGCCGGTCGGGCGCCCGAGGAACTCCTCGCCGAGCTCGAACGGCGGCTCCCCGGCGACCCGGACGCCGAGGTCACCGAGGCCACCGCTGCCCTCGCCGACATCGCCGTGCACCGGATCCGTGCGACCTTCGGCGTCCCGCACCTGACCACGCACGTGCTCGACGCCCGGACCGGCATGCCGGCCGCGGGCATCGCCCTGACGCTGCGCACCGCCGGGGGCGAGGTGCTCGCCACGGGGGAGACCGACGCGGACGGTCGCGCCGGGCTCGGACCCGACGTGCTGCCACGCGGCGACCTCGAGCTCCGGTTCGACACCGGCGCCCACCACCGCGCAGCCGGGGTCCCGACCTTCCACCCGTACGTCGTCGTGGCGTTCTCGGTGGCCGGGACCGACCACCTGCACGTCCCGCTGCTGCTCAGCCCCTTCGCGTACAGCACCTACCGCGGCAGCTGA